In the Moraxella osloensis genome, AATACCAGTATGTCGAATTTGCCGGTTAAAATGATAGGTAACAACTTTGTCGGTGATTTGGTCAATAATACAGTAATGACTAATGAACCGCTTACCTTTATCCATGGGAATAATCGGTTTGATGCCAAACAATTTAGTGGTGACTTGGCAACGGGTGATTACGGTTTTGGACAAGTGAGTGTGATGATTCAACCTGCACAGTAGCTAACCCTATCTCTATGGAGTAGAGTGGCTACTGTTAAGACAGCAACTCAGTTGCGATGTTGACGGGACTTAAGTGAGTATCAAAAATCTTTAACTTCGGTGCTAATTTAATCTATATTGTTGATTTTAAAATTTTTATATAAAAGGTTTAACATGATTGTGGTGAAGACTCGACAATTAATAATGGCTGGCGGTGTGTTAGTTGCTGGCATGCTTGCGGCATCGAACGTGGCAAACGCCCTGCCATCAGACGCCAATGAGCCGATTCGGTTGTTGGCAGATAAAGCGACGTACAGTGAGCGCTCTGGGGTGACAAGCTATACAGGCAACGTTACCATTACCCAAGGCACGCTCAAAATGGCTGCGGATAATTTAACCGTCAATTTGACGCCAACCCGTGCTATTGAAAGTGCAGTCGCAACCGGGCGTCCTGCCACTATCCAACAAATTGTGACACAAGAGAAGGGTTTGGCGAAAGGTCAGGCAAATCGAATTGATTACAACGTCAAAACAGGGCTCGTCACCCTCACGGGTAATGCGCGCTTGACCCAAAATGGCGGTAGTTTTTCTGGCAATGTTATCCATTACAGTCTGAAAGTGGGTGATATTGAGGCAAAAGCAGGGAATAACCAACGTGTTGAGCTGGTATTTCCGCCACAAGCGAGCAACCGTGTTGGCGTTCGCAATCGCTAGTATTGTTTAACTTGCTTTCGCTTTGTTCATTGCCATTGTTTAGTTCTAGGATTTATTATGTCGCAACCGCAATCCAACCAGTCTCTGATCATGCAGCACCTTGCCAAACGCTATGGCAAGCGTTGGGTGGTTAAAGACGTGTCTTTTTCGGTAGAACAAGGGCAAGTGGTTGGGTTACTCGGTCCAAATGGGGCGGGTAAGACTACCAGCTTTTATATGGTCGT is a window encoding:
- the lptA gene encoding lipopolysaccharide transport periplasmic protein LptA, yielding MAGGVLVAGMLAASNVANALPSDANEPIRLLADKATYSERSGVTSYTGNVTITQGTLKMAADNLTVNLTPTRAIESAVATGRPATIQQIVTQEKGLAKGQANRIDYNVKTGLVTLTGNARLTQNGGSFSGNVIHYSLKVGDIEAKAGNNQRVELVFPPQASNRVGVRNR